Proteins encoded by one window of Deltaproteobacteria bacterium:
- the tatA gene encoding twin-arginine translocase TatA/TatE family subunit gives MFGMGMPELIIILVIALIVIGPKKLPDLAKALGKGMSEFKKATQEIKGSLDLEEELKGAKEDLIDTVSGLDKPAEPEGHPPSDDEKPKYEDFDQMLEDYDSLKGNEDKKESAQKEDPVEGTPDTLVEKNRHDG, from the coding sequence ATGTTTGGCATGGGGATGCCCGAACTCATCATAATTCTGGTGATTGCGTTGATCGTCATCGGTCCCAAGAAACTGCCCGATCTGGCAAAGGCCCTTGGAAAAGGGATGTCCGAGTTCAAGAAGGCGACCCAGGAAATCAAGGGAAGTCTGGACCTGGAAGAAGAGTTGAAAGGGGCTAAAGAAGATCTTATCGATACTGTCAGCGGTCTGGATAAACCTGCAGAACCGGAAGGTCACCCCCCCTCTGATGATGAAAAACCAAAGTATGAAGATTTCGATCAGATGCTGGAAGATTACGACAGCCTGAAGGGAAACGAGGATAAAAAAGAATCTGCTCAGAAAGAGGATCCGGTTGAGGGCACGCCGGACACCCTCGTGGAGAAAAACCGGCATGACGGATGA